DNA sequence from the Desmodus rotundus isolate HL8 chromosome 4, HLdesRot8A.1, whole genome shotgun sequence genome:
CACCAAATAAGTTTTGGCAGCAAAATTTGCTACCTCCCTCTGTCTTCGCAATGAGCGGCTTTTCATGGTTTTCTTAGTTTACaaaaaaaacagtttgggaggAAGGTGGTGAATTGCAGATAAAAAGTGGAAGATATGTATTACTAGCCACATGTTATTGATAACGGACCCCAAACTTAGGGAGGTTAAGTTATTGTCTGTATTTAGCTAGGTATTAAGAAGGGGAGCAAAAGGGAATTAGAcactgagcttaataaactggggagcatgagcctgcctgcttcaccaggaagctacagcttttcaCACTCCAGGGGCCACAGCACTGTTCTGACCAGGGGATTAACACTCTTCCCTTTCCCGCCACCAGTACTGAACTGGTGGGAGGCACAGGGGTGGTGATGGACCATAGAGGCCGGTCACTGTAACCAAGAGGTGTAAACTCATCTAAAGCTCATGAAAGCCTGGAAATGAATTGATCATTTTCAAGAAGCACCTGGTCCACCCCAAGCTGATAGAGTCTGAGGGGAGCAGAGAAGGTCTCTAGCTCGCTTGCTTGCTCTCGCTTGTGACCTGCACTTGCTCAGCAGAGTCACACGTTTTCTTCCCACAGCCATGTGGCCCTACCACCCACAGGGCCCATGGCGTCTGGGAGGGAGCCTGAACACCAAGCACAGCCACGGACTGCAGTTGGAAACGCAAGCCACACTGGCCGGAcgctggactggactggactttaATATGGCACAGGATCTCTGGACATGGAGTCCATTTCTGGCCCTGAttttccatggtgggacagaCAGAGGGAGCCCAGGGGCCGCCTGCCACAGGAATAAACCATCTCGCCTCCCTGTAATCTCCCGTGCATGGGTCCTTGGATTGCTTTCCCTGCGGTCCCCTGGAAGAGCCTAATTTCCACCAGCAACAGAGCGACTTGTCCAAAGTCATTCAGTTCAtaaatggcagaaccaggattgAACCTTAGCTCTTCCTAGGACTCTAAAACCTATAGTTTTAACCAAGGCATAGCAAACTTTTTTGTAAGGGGCcaaatagtaaacatttttaactttgcAAGATACAGTCTCTACTGTCTCTACTCAGTTTTGCTGTTGTAGCACAAAAGCAACAACAGACAATTTCTAAATAAATGGGCATAGCTTTGTCCCAAcaaaattctatttcttaaagTGGCAGGCCAGATTTGAGCCCTTGGCCATGCACGGCCCCCATTCTCAACCATCATAGTAGACTGCCTGCTAACAAGGGGGAGTCCGAGCCGAAATGTTTGTTAGATGATGTCCGAGATGAACTTCCATAGTTTAATTACTGTCCAGCTTTTACAATTACCATTCAGGAATCCATCCCATCTACAGAAATCAGCATAGGCTTTGAGTCAGAAGCCTGGGGTCTGTCTCCGGTTCTGCTGCTCACTGCATATCATACCCCAGGCTCAGTTGCATATTTCCTCTGAGCCTCCATCTCCGACACAGGGACAACAGTGCCTGCTCCCGACGGGTGCCTGGGGCTGGCACAAAATATCCCACAGAGATTGCCCGACACAGGGCCCCCCACGCATCAATAAGCCATAGTCACGGTTACAGTTAAATTGCAGGGTCCCAGGGCTCTTTAACCCAAGACCTCCATGTCTTTCCTaaggaaaaaagtcaaaataatgagaaatagagaaaaatgtttaCCACAACATCatttataatgaagaaaaatgtaaactcaTTAACATACCCAGCAGTAGAAAGTATGGCTAAATAAATTCTAATATATTTGTATGACACAGCAGAGTTTCAAACTCCAGATTGCAACCGTTCACAGGTGGCAAAATAAATTTAGAGATTAATTTAGACAaggattctaaaaaaaaattaatggaagagaaatggaaatagagTCATAACTTTAGTTCCTGGTGCataattttatgtgtgtgtatgtacatataggctattatttaaaatgtaattcttaGTGTGGTTTTGGGtctaaaatgttaaatgttcAGAAGCTATTGTGAGAGTATTTTATTAGATTAAACCATATGAAATTACTATTCTTAAcaaatatggtaaaaaaaaattagcaatttcatatggttcgaTCTAATATGTGGTTATTGAATGATATCACAATAAATTTTCAGCGATGTGGGGAAATGCTTACAATTCTAAGTGAAACATACAGAATTATATGTATACCATATGACCGTTGCTATAAAGATGTGCTAAGCTATGCATACAAAATGGAAATGGTTAGTGTGAATAGGCGATAGGATTATTTGTTATTGCAATTTTCCTTAGTACAGTTTTCTATAGTTTTTATATAAATCAAGCtttctatgtatatatttattataatttgtatttatgaTGTTGTTTAAAAACTCATTAATGTTAATGGCCTCCAgtgaaatcaaaacaaataacTCTCTCCTAATTTTGTTTAATATGACTGTAATCACTTATCAAGATACTAAATTACCTAAATAGACAGTATTGTATATCAGTCAAGGTAAGTACATTATGTCTTCTACATGATAAAATCTAGCTACAGGTCTTGGAAAATATAGTTCTTACTATGTTTTAGACATGTTGATACCTTTTATTAGATCCAAACAAATGCAACTTCTAGAAGTGCCCAAATTGtatctttcaaatatttaataatagcTCAATCACTGTGGATGGGAGGTCATGCCACAGAAAATTAATAacctttaaaaagtttatgaaaCTATGTAAACAAGcacataataagaaatatatgaaaCATGTGTATCAATTCCCCTACTGGATCTGCCACGGCCTAGCTAAGTTAACCACTTGAACCCTTGGCAGGTCACTTAATATTTTCTCACCTGGAAATGAGACTGAATGTTGCAAATGCCCCGAATGCATGATTCTAAGCCATAGTGCTCTTGGGCAGGTGGGAGGCAAGAGGACTATGCTTCCTGGTGCGGTAACCAGCTCTCCGTAAATGTTGGTAGATCAATAAAGCTGGTACTATCAAGACTGGTTCCTGTAAAGCACGTCTCTACAGCCTTTGCCTTCTTTTGTTTTGTCATAAGAAAATGGATGCTAGAATTCAGTATCTACCCCCCTTATCATTTTTAACCATCAGGGAAGCCCCAGGCGTTGAAAAAACAATCCTTCCCCATTGCCGCCCCTGGCACCCTTGCTGGAAATCAATGGCCCTGGTGTGTGAGTTTATCCCTGGATTTTCAAGCGCACTGCAGTGGTTTATGTATGTGTCcaatgccagtgccatgctgtacTGCTCTGTAGTGGGTTTTGAAATTGGAAAGTTggagttctccaactttgtttttctttttcaatattgttttggctatttggggccCCTTGCCATCCCATATGAATTTGAAGATCCGTTTTTCCATTTTTGCAAAAGAAGTCAATGGTCATTCTTGATAAATTTGTTTAATAAAGTGGGAATTGAATacttccttaacataataaaagtcAGTATCATGCTGAATATAAAAACACTCTAAATAGTCTCATTAAATTCAGTAACAAAATAAGGCAGTCTACTATTATTGTACATATTATccaataaattagaaattattaaaaatataaaaatagataacaGAAGTAAAATTAACTCCATTTGAAGCTAAAACAATCATAAGATGAAACACCCAGGAGAATCAATTGAAAAACAATCATATACAATAGGAACACTCTCTTAGTGGACAGCGTACAAAATCATTATACAGAAGTCAATAGCTTTCATATAttctatacaaataaaaattacaacatATAATAGAGGAAAATACCTCATTTAGAACAGCCACAGAAAGACTAAAACACTAGAAATAAATATGCTTAAGAAATAGGAACACACACTTTGGAAAAAAACAGGAAGATCTAGAACATGCCAGAGTTTGTTACGCTGAATAACGGCCCACCAGAGTCCACATCCTACTTCCGGGAACTTGTGGCTCTGTTACCTTACAAGGAGAAAGAAGGCTTGCGGATGTGACTAAGGTTCTTGAAGTGGGGAGTTCATCCTGGATTATCGGGATGGGCCCGATGTAATTGCAAGGGTCCtcataagagggaggcagagagatcGGAGTAAGCTATGACAATGGACAGAGGTCGGAGTATGAGCTTTAAAGATGAAGGAAGCATTCACAAGCTGAGCAATGgaggtggcctctagaagctggggACAGTGCGGGAGCATACTCTCTCTTCAGATGCCCTGGAGGCAGGTAGTTCTGCTTCTGCCTGCATGCCAGCCCAGTGAAACCACTTTAGATTTCTGAgccccagaactgtaagataatgaaTGTGCATCATTTCATACCACTAAGTCTGTCGTGATTGGCCGCAGCAGCAATAGGAGACCGATACTCAGTGACAAATGTGATCTGAACAAGGGAAGTGTGTTCTACAGTCTTGAGTAGGAAGACTCATCCCAAGCACTTGTCAAATCTGCAGGAGTTGATCGAAAACTTACCTCAAACCCTATGTACACCCCTGACTTTAAGAAGCAAATGCTATCATCTCCATTCTCCAGACAGGAAAATTGAGACCAAAGGGTGTTGTCTGAGAGCACAAAGCTCTCGAGTGACACAGCTGGAACTTGAACTCAGGGAGTCTGGCCTCCAGCTTCGCGCTCTTCACAGATGCCCGCGTGCCCGCTAGAACGTGATTTCTAAGTTAGGTTAAGGGCAGTCCTCATGTCTTCTAACGGGTGTTTTTCATGGGAAGGGTGGCATGCTTGTGTTTGTATTTTGAAAGATACCGTTGTATTAGGTTCTTTTCTGGAAGAATTGCACGCCCTTGTACCGGAAAGCCGATGCCGCTTACAGCCCACATCTTGCTATTTGCGGTGTCTGTTCTGATACAATTTCCAATTCCAAAACTGACTTAAGTCACAGTTCCCGACGAGAAGATGAGATTGTTTCCTCTAAGGTGCGGTGGATGCTCACAAAGGATACTGAGAAACAAATCACCGAAAATACATGGATAATTTGCTAAATAAATGGGTCAAAATCCAGAGGGCTGTAGTCATCGCTGCCATCATTGAAGGGAGGATTTTACCTGagtttgtattttacttttttagaaatGTCAtatcaatttgtattttttatttctttttaggatTTCATCAAGGGTCTTTCTATTTTGCTCCGGGGGACAGTACAAGAAAAACTCAACTGGGCATTTAACTTATATGACATAAATAAAGATGGCTACATCACTAAAGAAGTAAGAAATACTTCTCCAACAGCTATCCTTtgggacattttcattttttgacttcAGAAAGTTATTTGCAATTATTAATTTGGAAATTACTTTTTCAGGAAATCTAAAATATTGTATGTAGTGGTAGAGAAATATTCTGATAAAAAATGTGGAATGGATAGGAATAGTTTATGATAAATCTGCACAGTGGATATAAAACATGTAAGAATTATACCCTGGTTCCTAATGGCATTTTAATAAACACAGTGAGTAAAATATAGACTGTGGTTGGAATTAGACAGGAAGAAAATGTATCCAAATCGTTTTAGAAGATTTGGTCTCTGCCCTTCCCCGTCCCCATATAACATGATCTGGACGGAAATGTGCCATTGTGAAGCCATATAGATTGTGTGATGACTTGTATTGTGTAGAAAATGACCTGATAGAATggtgggacccccccccccccaaacgcTTCTAGGCAGGCCATGCAAGGAAGAAGACCCACAGACCAAATAGGGTATTCATATCAAATGCTTCATTAAACTAATGTGCAACATGATGAGAAGTGGTAAAAAAGAGACGGGGTAAGGTAACAAATTTAGGCTAAGGTGCAAGTGGGGTTGAAGAATCCCCTGGATTCCCCTGGGGAGAATCCCCTGCATTACCGGACTCCTGGGAGGGCTCAGAGTTCTTCTGTCCTGTCTCTCTGCCCCTCGAAGAAAAGATATCCTGGGCCAATGACATGAACTTGCTCTGCTGGAGACAAAGGGAGGGGTGCACCTGACCACAGCTGTAGTGACACAATTCGCCTGCTCCATAGCCGTGGGTTTTACTTGTGTTTCTTGAGCAGAGGACACATGGAGTCCAGAGTGTTCCTCACCAATGGACGGCTGAATTAACACCTCATGATTATGAATGTTTGTGTATACTGAGCATATCCTGAATAGTTAGTGCCTCCTGTATATTCGGTATACAGTAAGATAAGCATTTAGTCCTCGGGTGTCTCGGGAATACTAGGTATCTCTTTGTCCCTCAACCCTTTTCCAGCTCTTCCTCTGTCTAGTACGAACATGCCGTTCTTACCACCCACACCTAATACATCTCCTGTTTCTGCCTACGGCAAGCAAACTTCTTACTACTTATCTAAACTCAAAACATCCTTAAGACTTTCACCTATGGTTCATAAACTACAGAGTAGTTTATTATTTATAGTAGAACTaaatactctgaaaaataaatgtatattacaCCTCTATTATCAACTCAATTCAGATTCTTTTATGTGGGAACTCAATAAGAAGGAAACAAATATGTACCAATAAATCTGAATGTCTAAATAATTAGATATCATTGTCAATGAGATTGCAAGTAAGTCAAATActagattttgttttaataaaataataatgaaattttaaggtGTATTCCAGAGTCATTTGACTGGTCTACCTGTGTGATTTTTTCAGTTAAAGCCACAgggaacaaaaaaatgaaaatcttagtGAGCTTTGAGACTTAGTTTTAGTATAATTCTCATGATGGGGAGTTATATTTTATTCTCAATAAACAAATTGATAATAACCATGTAAGATCTAAAGGAATTCAATAAAACAAAGATAGTCTGCGTGAAATCTATAGAAACCCAAACATTAAATCAGAATATTTCTGATCAAGTTTGATATGTGGGAATTTACTTCACTTTTAAACCAAGATCAGAAATATTTCTTACATTCTGATTCTGCTGCTTTTAATGCACAAAGCTGTTGGCTTTTCCTCACAACCAAAAGGCATTTAATGAAGAaccaaagaaaagtgaaaaatctgAAATCGAGTAGAAGGAATCTGTGAAACCTTCTCAGGGTGGCGTCCTTGCGCATTACGTGCAGCCTCACGGGTGTGCCTTTGGCTTTCCAGGAAATGCTTGATATCATGAAGGCAATATACGACATGATGGGGAAATGCACATACCCTGTCCTCAAGGAAGATGCCCCCAGGCAACACGTGGAGACGTTCTTCCAGGTAGGATTGCAAAAAGAAGtcagagagaaacagggagagaaactgagaggaaatttgtttgttttcaaagtgtCATGATGATtcaaaaaaatatagaaagactTTCCTGAAAGGGACAAAACAACAGAATATACACCACCCTGCCACTTTAATAATTCTGGTTTTGAATTTATTATAATAGTGATAACTTCACTTACTGAACATTCGTGGTGTCTCTAGATAGAACACTAAGCAACTGCCGtgattcatattttttgttttgttttttggagggGCTTTTTTTGCATTCAGTTCTCACAAGAACCCTATGAGGTTATAAATCCTCATTCGCCCCATTGAACAGGTGAGAAGACCAAGGTTCTGAAAGTTTCGGCACATTACCTGAGCTCTGGCATAGCTAAAGGGCAGGATTTTATCCAAGTCAATGACTCCAGACCTACACCACGTGCTGGTGACAAGGGAAGAGCCTAAAAGGGGTCAGCCAGATGATTCCTATCACTAAGAAATTATTAGTTCATGTTCTGAAGCAGTTTCTCCCATTAAACAAGCAGTGGGCtttttctcccctgccccccacatcAGCAGCAGCTCATTTGGATCAGGTGTGAGGATATCGCAGGGTAATGAACAATTTcgttcttttctttctgaacagaaaatggacaaaaataaagaTGGAGTTGTTACTATAGACGAGTTCATCGAAAGTTGCCAAAAAGTAAGTAATGGTAGGAAAGGaactttccttttgctttcatAACAGCTAGGCTGAGTATCGCCAGCCAGCCGCCACTTTGCCACTGTTACACAGCCGAGGTAACAGCtgctctgctctgtaacaagtCCACTGCTCTGAAACAGTCACCAATTTCTACGTTAACTAATCAGCCCCAGGAGAGCGCCTGCAGCTACAGAGGTAAGCCCTGCAGATGCAAACAGTGCCCAGAGACTTCAGTTTTTGTTCCTTAAACcttttagagcacaggtggcaagtacaaggcctgtgggctgaatccagccctccaccttgttttattcagcctggcaccttgtttctacccggcggcagcaccgaattcttgcttaactgttaaggaacaGTTACATTTATTTGGTCCTAAAATACCAttcagccctttaaaggcaaccacgaggatgatgtggccctcggtgaaaatgagtttgacacccctgtttcaAAGAGTATTCATCATTGAGAATAAAACGTGTgtgatttagccctggctggcgtagctcagtggattgagtgctggcctgtgaaccaaagggtctctggtttgattcccaatcaaggcacatgcctgggttgtgggccaggtccccagtagggggcgcgtgagaggaaagcacacagtgatgtttctcttcctctttttctccctcccttccccagtctaaaaataaaataaataaaatgtttaccaaaaaaaaaaaaaaatgtgagattTAAATTGCTCTTTGCCTGGACTTAGCCTACAATGTATATGTTGTCTATTATATCTCCATAGTGTTGCAATTCCGGTACAGCTAAGTATTCATCACAGCCCAAGCTTAGGGCCCATTTCTGAGAGAAACATCTTTGCTTTAATGCATGTGGATGAGAAATGGCTGAAGCAGTAATAGTCCTCAGGCACATAAAACAAAGGGCAGGAAATTCTCTCGGAGGAGAAATCTGACTGGTGGGAGGCCAGGTTTAGCTTACTTAGGGTTATTTGACTTCATGTGTGGCTACAACCACAATtaacaattttgaaaacatgGATGAAGTTTGTTGGTGCTTTAGCTTTTCCACTTATAAATTGATACACTTTCCCTTTCCTGGTGCCTGCTTGTTTCCGTACTCGTATTTCAAGCCGGTGGTCTTGGAGAGCTTTAACTTGATGGCGCCAACTTGCTGGGTGCTGTTGCTGTGACTTGGCTCCTAGGAGTGGAAGTCATCATTAGTTCAGCCATCGTTAACCACTACGACAGAAAGCTCACCGAATGCCATTCACGTACAGCCTCCACTGCCCCCATAATGCCCACAGTCTGTCCCTTATGTTTCTAAGGAATTTGCTACACCAAATGCAGCCACCGGGCAATGGTTTTCCCCAAACAATTCtttctctggcactgagagaccATTCACTTTTAAAGGCTCCTAAAGGCCACACAGATTTAGCCCTGACATAACCAGGGAAAGGTGCAATTAGTGCAAACATGTCCCAAAGCCCCAACCTCCATTCCTCACGAACTTGTCTctaactcacacacacacctgtttcCTTCTACATGTCCAAGTCTGCAAACCACCTGGAGTGCcaaaatttgtttatttgctcaCTTTGTCTTACCCTCTTTGACTCTCTAGTTTCCGTTCTGGCATTCTGGCTTAAGAAACATCCTCTATTAAAGAgttcagtgaaatatttaaagccTGGTAGACTCAACAAAGCGTAAAATGGGCTCTCCAGCTGTCTCTGTGGAGCACGGACGGAATGCCGTTTACACGTACAAAGGGTATTTGAGTTCGGGGTACGGGGGGTCGTTGGAGACAGGCAGTatttagaagaaaacaatgtGTAGCAGGTCCTCAAATTACATCATTTCCTTCAGGGTCGTTCATTCAGAGGCATCTCATTCAATGCCGTTCATTCAACATTGTTTCGCTGTAATgttgagatgccataggaacttaacccTTGTTTATATCTGTACATCCTTTCGCTTAGTCACAAAACCTATCAGTGACGTTAGTGAGGGTTTACTGTACTGTCCCTTGCAAATATGCTGAATTTAATCCCGCTGTTTTTCCCTTACAGGATGAAAACATAATGCGCTCCATGCAgctctttgaaaatgtgatttaacTTGTCAAATACATCCTCAATCAGACAAATGTGAACTGTTCTACCACACTTCAAAGTTGGAGCTACCACTTTTAGCATAGATTGCTCAGCTTTACACTGAGGCATATTATGCAAACCAGCTTTATTATGAAGCAATTCCCAAAAGATTTGAGTTTTCCACTTTTAAATTTGCATCCTTTTCATAATGCCACTGAGTTCATGGGATGGCTTCAGTCATTTCACACCCTGTGAATATTCAAAAGTAATAGAATCCGGCATATAGTTTTATTGGTACTTTAGCCATGGGATTATTAAGACTTTCACATTATCGgtgactttaaatttattttattttcttgctactCATTTGTATGTATTCAACCCCAGGATTTTAAGTGGTTTTCTAAAATATTGGCCTGTGCATTTAATTtccagaaattaattttcatgcTTGTATGCTGTGATTCTATTCATGTACTTTAAGTAAACAGGATTACCACAATTGAAGAAAGCAAACACATAGTCCCAGTTTCAATGGATTTGCCACCTTCTGTTCAAAACATCCATTTATCTggcatttttcaaatgtaaaacaaattaGTTTATCACCAAATGTCAGCATATGCCTGATAGCTTATTTAATaagcatttcttaatttttcataaatacatATACAGCTAAGGTCTAGACCATGTATATAATTTTGGATTTGTTCAATCTTCCAGGTTGACTGTTTTCTACTGTCATTAGTGGAAGTCCAAGGTGTGAAACGAAGCGAGGATGTTTATAGGCTCATGCAAAGGGTCAGGACCTCTGCCCTTCAGTGCCCGGGAATGCTTAATAAGAAGcaaattttagccctggccactgtggctcagtggattgagcaccagcctgtgaaccaaagggttgccggttcgattgccaggcagagcacatgcctgggttgtgggccaggtcccttgtaacggggtgtgcgagaggcaaccacacattgatatttctctccctttctccctcccttcccctctgtctgaaaattaagtcttttaaaaagaagtaaattttaaCAGCATCGAAAGCCTATTGCATCCCCTTCCCTGACTTCCTCGTGGCACCTTTATAAGTTACATGCCATCAGGGATAAAGAAACCTTCATCTCCCCAATGTGTGCtagaaagaaacaagcaaaaatcaCTTTGAGAACTCCAGTGATTCCATCATAGTGAGAACTCCAACACCAAAAT
Encoded proteins:
- the KCNIP4 gene encoding Kv channel-interacting protein 4 isoform X3, yielding MATVRHRPEALELLEAQSKFTKKELQILYRGFKNECPSGVVNEETFKEIYSQFFPQGDSTTYAHFLFNAFDTDHNGAVSFEDFIKGLSILLRGTVQEKLNWAFNLYDINKDGYITKEEMLDIMKAIYDMMGKCTYPVLKEDAPRQHVETFFQKMDKNKDGVVTIDEFIESCQKDENIMRSMQLFENVI